From the genome of Streptomyces sp. NBC_01260, one region includes:
- a CDS encoding ADP-ribosylglycohydrolase family protein, whose translation MTESASDQRFERALASLRGLSVGDALGSQFFVPANYPLLKDRALPPGPWQWTDDTEMACSVLSVLRGHDRIDQDALARSFAVHHDFDRGYGPAVNRLLRLVREGGDWRELASALFNGQGSWGNGSSMRIAPLGAWYADDPEQATHQAEISSYPTHQHREAVVGAMAVAAAASLAASPAGPPKPADLLDGVIALVPRSAVGAGLRRARDMLDYRDAGTVAAVLGNGRRTSAHDTVPFALWSAARSLGDFEQAFWVTAQAGGDVDTTCAIVGGVVAAGTAGAPPADWTARTEQLPGWLAR comes from the coding sequence ATGACCGAATCGGCTTCCGACCAGCGCTTCGAACGCGCCCTTGCCAGCCTGCGCGGCCTCTCCGTGGGAGACGCTCTGGGCTCCCAGTTCTTTGTGCCCGCCAACTATCCGCTCCTGAAGGACCGTGCCCTGCCCCCGGGGCCCTGGCAGTGGACCGACGACACGGAAATGGCCTGTTCGGTCCTGTCCGTGCTCCGGGGGCACGACCGCATCGACCAGGACGCGCTCGCCCGCTCCTTCGCGGTGCACCACGATTTCGACCGGGGCTACGGTCCTGCCGTGAACCGCCTGCTCAGGCTGGTCCGGGAGGGCGGGGACTGGCGGGAGCTGGCTTCCGCGCTGTTCAACGGCCAGGGGTCGTGGGGCAACGGCTCGTCGATGCGCATCGCACCGCTCGGTGCCTGGTACGCGGACGACCCCGAGCAGGCCACGCACCAGGCCGAGATCTCCTCGTACCCGACCCACCAGCACCGGGAAGCCGTCGTGGGCGCGATGGCCGTGGCGGCGGCCGCCTCGCTCGCGGCGTCGCCCGCCGGCCCGCCGAAGCCGGCGGACCTCCTCGACGGCGTCATCGCGCTCGTACCGCGCAGCGCGGTCGGTGCCGGACTGCGCCGGGCGCGCGACATGCTCGACTACCGCGACGCCGGCACGGTCGCCGCGGTCCTCGGCAACGGCCGTCGTACCAGCGCGCACGACACCGTCCCGTTCGCCCTCTGGTCCGCGGCCCGCAGCCTCGGCGACTTCGAGCAGGCCTTCTGGGTGACCGCACAGGCGGGCGGAGATGTCGACACGACCTGCGCGATCGTCGGCGGAGTGGTCGCGGCGGGCACGGCGGGCGCGCCACCTGCGGACTGGACGGCCAGGACGGAGCAGCTTCCCGGCTGGCTGGCCCGGTAG
- a CDS encoding histidine phosphatase family protein — translation MARPQRIVLVRHGESEGNADDTVYEREPDHALRLTATGLRQAREAGVRLRELFDGERVSVYVSPYRRTHETFRSLGLDLERVRVREEPRLREQDWGNWQERDDVRLQKAYRDAYGHFFYRFAQGESGADVYDRVGAFLESLHRSFEAPDHPPNVLLVTHGLTMRLFCMRWFHWSVAEFESLSNPGNGETRTLVLGKDGRYTLDRPFERWRTPEPYGITG, via the coding sequence ATGGCAAGACCGCAACGCATTGTCCTCGTCCGTCACGGCGAGTCCGAGGGCAATGCCGATGACACTGTGTACGAGCGTGAGCCCGACCACGCGCTGAGGCTTACCGCGACAGGGCTGCGGCAGGCTCGCGAGGCGGGGGTGCGGCTGCGCGAGCTCTTCGACGGCGAGCGGGTCAGTGTGTACGTCTCGCCCTACCGCCGTACGCACGAGACGTTCAGGTCCCTCGGCCTCGACCTGGAACGCGTGCGGGTGCGGGAGGAGCCGCGGCTGCGCGAGCAGGACTGGGGGAACTGGCAGGAACGGGATGACGTCAGGCTGCAGAAGGCGTACCGGGATGCCTACGGGCACTTCTTCTACCGCTTCGCGCAGGGCGAGTCCGGAGCGGATGTGTACGACCGGGTGGGCGCCTTCCTGGAGAGCCTGCACCGGAGTTTCGAGGCCCCGGACCACCCGCCGAACGTCCTGCTGGTCACACACGGTCTGACCATGCGGCTGTTCTGTATGCGCTGGTTCCACTGGTCCGTGGCGGAATTCGAGTCTCTCTCGAACCCGGGCAACGGTGAGACCCGCACGCTGGTGCTCGGCAAGGACGGGCGCTACACACTTGACCGGCCGTTCGAGCGCTGGCGTACCCCTGAGCCGTACGGCATCACCGGATAG
- a CDS encoding YdbC family protein produces MLVKWIRCNVVDRRGFERGQRKWAGLLGEPGFRGQGGGWSRGRPEVAHVFAFWENRVFYDSFMARGHDALAAAQSGTCNDIQVKLFEYRFDVKTGFEPGFTDADVLRVAHSKVHEDRVEHFALMQQRVWNPAMAGSPGMLRGVFGEAPGHEFLVLSMWQSSAERGKYRAGSVERLSQRAQTEDDVAALSGDVVQLEPSWTV; encoded by the coding sequence GTGCTGGTCAAGTGGATTCGCTGCAATGTGGTCGACCGTCGCGGTTTCGAGCGGGGGCAGCGGAAGTGGGCGGGGCTGCTGGGGGAGCCGGGGTTCAGGGGGCAGGGCGGCGGCTGGAGCCGTGGCCGGCCGGAGGTGGCCCATGTCTTCGCGTTCTGGGAGAACCGGGTCTTCTACGACTCCTTCATGGCACGCGGGCACGACGCCCTGGCCGCCGCGCAGTCGGGTACCTGCAACGACATACAGGTCAAGCTGTTCGAGTACCGCTTCGACGTGAAGACCGGATTCGAACCCGGGTTCACCGACGCGGACGTGCTCAGGGTGGCGCACAGCAAGGTGCACGAGGACCGGGTCGAGCACTTCGCGCTGATGCAGCAGCGGGTGTGGAATCCGGCGATGGCCGGATCGCCCGGGATGCTGCGAGGAGTGTTCGGAGAGGCGCCGGGCCATGAGTTCCTGGTCCTTTCCATGTGGCAGTCGAGCGCCGAACGCGGCAAGTACCGGGCGGGGAGTGTCGAACGGCTCTCGCAGCGGGCGCAGACCGAGGACGACGTCGCGGCGCTCTCCGGGGACGTGGTGCAGCTCGAACCGTCGTGGACGGTGTGA
- a CDS encoding TerD family protein yields MSTPNKDIEKVEVRLKWDPSSQGESPNDLDIIAATYSTEEPYGSPVYLVHFDSRAPDGTITLNRDSRTGQGLGYDEVMTLELDRLSESYARVIVGVAIQQRDGHKTFDAVENTAVQVREGYDSLAEDDFSAVGAATAAVVAEFVRDSSGVWRFHDTVRGFDGDADSFAATMGSRPPGA; encoded by the coding sequence ATGAGCACGCCCAACAAGGACATCGAGAAGGTCGAGGTCAGGCTCAAATGGGACCCCAGTTCTCAAGGCGAATCCCCCAATGACCTCGACATAATCGCGGCAACCTACTCGACCGAGGAGCCGTACGGCAGCCCCGTGTACCTCGTGCACTTCGACAGCCGCGCCCCGGACGGCACCATCACGCTCAACCGGGACAGCCGGACCGGTCAGGGGCTGGGATACGACGAGGTGATGACGCTGGAACTGGACCGGCTGTCGGAGTCGTACGCCCGGGTCATCGTCGGTGTGGCCATCCAGCAGCGCGACGGCCACAAGACCTTCGACGCCGTGGAGAACACCGCGGTGCAGGTCCGCGAGGGGTACGACAGCCTGGCCGAGGACGATTTCTCGGCGGTCGGCGCCGCGACGGCGGCCGTCGTCGCCGAGTTCGTCCGGGACTCCTCGGGCGTCTGGCGGTTCCACGACACGGTACGGGGCTTCGACGGGGACGCCGACTCGTTCGCCGCGACGATGGGAAGCCGCCCGCCCGGAGCGTGA
- a CDS encoding vitamin B12-dependent ribonucleotide reductase: MTETASGPARGSRNKGTKSTATKQGLRIERIHTTPGVHPYDEVAWERRDVVMTNWRDGSINFEQRGVEFPDFWSVNAVNIVTSKYFRGAVGTPQRETGLRQLIDRIVKTYRKAGEDFDYFASPADAEIFEHELAYALLHQIFSFNSPVWFNVGTPQPQQVSACFILAVDDSMESILDWYKEEGMIFKGGSGAGLNLSRIRSSKELLSSGGNASGPVSFMRGADASAGTIKSGGATRRAAKMVILDVDHPDIENFIETKVKEEEKIRALRDAGFDMDLGGDDITSVQYQNANNSVRVNDEFMKAVEAGGKFGLRARMTGDVIEEVEAKSLFRKMAEAAWACADPGIQYDDTINQWHTCPESGRINGSNPCSEYMHLDNTSCNLASLNLMKFLKDDGKGNQSFESERFAKVVELVITAMDISICFADFPTQKIGENTRAFRQLGIGYANLGALLMATGHAYDSDGGRALAGAITSLMTGTSYRRSAELAAVVGPYDGYARNAEPHQRVMKQHSDANAVAVHADDLDNQIWAAATEAWQDVIRLGAKNGFRNAQASVIAPTGTIGLAMSCDTTGLEPDLALVKFKKLVGGGSMQIVNGTVPQALRRMGYQEEQIEAVVAHIAENGNVIDAPGLKPEHYEVFDCAMGERSISAMGHVRMMAAIQPWISGALSKTVNLPETATVEDVEEVYFEAWKMGVKALAIYRDNCKVGQPLSAKTKEKEKAAVTAKAEDTIRTAVEKVVEYRPVRKRLPKGRPGITTSFTVGGAEGYMTANSYPDDGLGEVFLKMSKQGSTLAGMMDAFSIAVSVGLQYGVPLETYVSKFTNMRFEPAGMTDDPDVRMAQSIVDYIFRRLALDFLPFETRSALGIHSADERQRHLDTGSYEASLDDEDLDVESLAQSAPVRTPEPLKAVAPVREAEKPDPKTAHTSAELVEMQLGISADAPLCFSCGTKMQRAGSCYICEGCGSTSGCS; encoded by the coding sequence ATGACAGAGACGGCGAGCGGCCCGGCACGAGGTTCCCGCAACAAGGGAACCAAGTCGACTGCGACCAAGCAGGGCCTGCGTATCGAGCGCATTCACACCACCCCCGGCGTGCATCCGTACGACGAGGTGGCGTGGGAGCGCCGTGACGTCGTCATGACCAACTGGCGCGACGGTTCGATCAACTTCGAGCAGCGTGGCGTCGAGTTCCCCGACTTCTGGTCGGTGAACGCGGTCAACATCGTCACCAGCAAGTACTTCCGCGGGGCCGTAGGCACCCCGCAGCGCGAGACCGGTCTGCGACAGCTCATCGACCGGATCGTGAAGACCTACCGGAAGGCCGGTGAGGACTTCGACTACTTCGCCTCTCCGGCGGACGCGGAGATCTTCGAGCACGAGCTGGCGTACGCCCTCCTGCACCAGATCTTCAGCTTCAACTCGCCGGTCTGGTTCAACGTGGGCACGCCCCAGCCGCAGCAGGTCTCCGCCTGCTTCATCCTGGCCGTCGACGACTCCATGGAGTCGATCCTCGACTGGTACAAGGAAGAGGGGATGATCTTCAAGGGCGGCTCGGGCGCCGGCCTGAACCTCTCCCGCATCCGCTCCTCCAAGGAGCTCCTCTCCTCCGGCGGCAACGCCTCCGGTCCGGTCTCCTTCATGCGCGGCGCCGACGCGTCCGCCGGAACGATCAAGTCCGGTGGCGCCACCCGCCGTGCGGCCAAGATGGTCATCCTCGACGTCGACCACCCCGACATCGAGAACTTCATCGAGACCAAGGTGAAGGAGGAGGAGAAGATCCGCGCCCTGCGTGACGCGGGCTTCGACATGGATCTGGGCGGCGACGACATCACGTCCGTCCAGTACCAGAACGCCAACAACTCGGTCCGGGTGAACGACGAGTTCATGAAGGCCGTCGAGGCCGGGGGGAAGTTCGGGCTTCGTGCCCGGATGACCGGTGACGTCATCGAAGAGGTCGAGGCCAAGTCCCTCTTCCGCAAGATGGCCGAGGCCGCCTGGGCCTGTGCCGACCCCGGCATCCAGTACGACGACACGATCAACCAGTGGCACACCTGCCCCGAGTCCGGCCGGATCAACGGCTCGAACCCGTGCAGCGAGTACATGCACCTGGACAACACCTCGTGCAACCTGGCCTCGCTGAACCTGATGAAGTTCCTCAAGGACGACGGCAAGGGCAACCAGTCCTTCGAGTCCGAGCGCTTCGCCAAGGTCGTCGAGCTGGTCATCACCGCGATGGACATCTCCATCTGCTTCGCCGACTTCCCGACCCAGAAGATCGGTGAGAACACCCGCGCGTTCCGCCAGCTGGGCATCGGTTACGCCAACCTCGGCGCCCTGCTGATGGCGACCGGCCACGCGTACGACAGCGACGGCGGCCGCGCGCTCGCCGGCGCCATCACCTCGCTGATGACCGGCACCTCCTACCGTCGCTCCGCGGAGCTGGCGGCGGTCGTCGGCCCGTACGACGGTTACGCCCGTAACGCCGAGCCGCACCAGCGCGTCATGAAGCAGCACTCCGACGCCAACGCCGTGGCCGTCCACGCGGACGACCTCGACAACCAGATCTGGGCCGCCGCCACGGAGGCCTGGCAGGACGTCATCCGCCTCGGCGCGAAGAACGGTTTCCGCAACGCGCAGGCCTCGGTCATCGCGCCCACCGGCACCATCGGTCTCGCGATGTCCTGCGACACCACCGGCCTGGAGCCCGACCTCGCCCTGGTCAAGTTCAAGAAGCTGGTCGGCGGCGGCTCGATGCAGATCGTCAACGGCACCGTGCCGCAGGCCCTGCGCCGCATGGGCTACCAGGAGGAGCAGATCGAGGCGGTCGTCGCCCACATCGCCGAGAACGGCAATGTGATCGACGCGCCCGGCCTGAAGCCGGAGCACTACGAGGTCTTCGACTGCGCGATGGGCGAGCGTTCCATCTCCGCGATGGGTCACGTGCGCATGATGGCGGCCATCCAGCCGTGGATCTCCGGCGCGCTCTCCAAGACGGTGAACCTGCCGGAGACGGCCACCGTCGAGGACGTCGAAGAGGTCTACTTCGAGGCGTGGAAGATGGGCGTCAAGGCGCTCGCGATCTACCGCGACAACTGCAAGGTCGGCCAGCCCCTCTCCGCGAAGACCAAGGAGAAGGAGAAGGCGGCGGTCACCGCCAAGGCCGAGGACACCATCCGTACCGCGGTCGAGAAGGTCGTCGAGTACCGCCCGGTCCGCAAGCGTCTGCCCAAGGGCCGTCCCGGTATCACCACCTCCTTCACGGTGGGCGGCGCCGAGGGCTACATGACCGCCAACTCCTACCCGGACGACGGTCTCGGTGAGGTCTTCCTGAAGATGTCCAAGCAGGGTTCGACCCTCGCGGGCATGATGGACGCCTTCTCCATCGCCGTCTCGGTCGGTCTGCAGTACGGCGTCCCGCTGGAGACGTACGTCTCGAAGTTCACCAACATGCGCTTCGAGCCGGCCGGTATGACGGACGACCCGGACGTGCGGATGGCGCAGTCGATCGTCGACTACATCTTCCGTCGCCTGGCGCTCGACTTCCTGCCGTTCGAGACCCGCTCGGCACTCGGCATCCACTCGGCCGACGAGCGTCAGCGCCACCTCGACACCGGCTCGTACGAGGCCTCGCTGGACGACGAGGATCTGGACGTCGAGAGCCTGGCCCAGTCCGCCCCCGTGCGGACGCCGGAACCGCTGAAGGCGGTCGCCCCCGTGCGGGAGGCCGAGAAGCCGGACCCGAAGACGGCTCACACCTCGGCGGAACTCGTCGAGATGCAGCTGGGCATCAGCGCGGACGCCCCGCTCTGCTTCTCCTGCGGTACGAAGATGCAGCGCGCCGGATCCTGCTACATCTGCGAGGGCTGCGGCTCGACCAGCGGTTGCAGCTGA
- the nrdR gene encoding transcriptional regulator NrdR, with protein sequence MHCPFCRHPDSRVVDSRTTDDGTSIRRRRQCPDCSRRFTTVETCSLMVVKRSGVTEPFSRTKVISGVRKACQGRPVTEDALAKLGQRVEEAVRATGSAELTTHDVGLAILGPLQELDLVAYLRFASVYRAFNSLEDFEAAIVELREQRPPVEGCGTGETLEVPVPAVAAD encoded by the coding sequence ATGCACTGCCCCTTCTGCAGGCACCCCGACAGCAGGGTCGTCGACAGTCGCACCACCGACGACGGGACCTCGATCCGCCGGCGCCGTCAGTGCCCCGACTGCTCCCGCCGTTTCACGACGGTGGAGACCTGCTCGCTCATGGTGGTGAAGCGCAGCGGCGTGACCGAGCCCTTCAGCCGCACCAAGGTCATCTCCGGGGTGCGCAAGGCGTGCCAGGGGCGGCCGGTCACCGAGGACGCCCTCGCCAAACTCGGCCAGCGGGTCGAGGAGGCGGTGCGTGCCACCGGCAGCGCCGAGCTGACCACGCACGACGTGGGGCTGGCCATTCTCGGCCCCCTGCAGGAACTCGACCTGGTCGCGTACCTGCGGTTCGCATCCGTGTACCGGGCGTTCAACAGTCTCGAGGACTTCGAGGCCGCCATCGTGGAACTCCGCGAGCAGCGGCCTCCCGTAGAAGGATGCGGGACCGGCGAGACCCTTGAGGTCCCCGTTCCCGCCGTCGCCGCCGACTGA
- the lexA gene encoding transcriptional repressor LexA, with the protein MTTTADSAIITAQDRSQSRLEPVHAMNDSVTNTEGPEPARPARSLPGRPPGIRADSSGLTDRQRRVIEVIRDSVQRRGYPPSMREIGQAVGLSSTSSVAHQLMALERKGFLRRDPHRPRAYEVRGSDQPSTQPTDTTGKPAASYVPLVGRIAAGGPILAEESVEDVFPLPRQLVGDGELFVLKVVGDSMIEAAICDGDWVTVRRQPVAENGDIVAAMLEGEATVKRFKREDGHVWLLPHNSAYQPIPGDEATILGKVVAVLRRV; encoded by the coding sequence GTGACCACCACCGCAGACAGTGCCATCATCACTGCCCAGGACCGCTCCCAGAGCCGACTCGAGCCGGTGCATGCCATGAATGACTCAGTCACGAACACGGAGGGACCGGAGCCCGCGCGCCCAGCGCGCTCGCTGCCCGGGCGACCTCCTGGAATCCGAGCGGACAGCTCCGGGCTCACGGACCGGCAGCGGCGAGTGATCGAGGTCATCCGGGACTCCGTGCAGCGGCGGGGATACCCCCCGTCGATGCGGGAGATCGGTCAGGCGGTGGGCCTTTCCAGTACGTCCTCCGTCGCGCATCAGCTCATGGCTCTGGAGCGCAAGGGATTCCTTCGCCGCGACCCTCACCGCCCCCGGGCGTACGAGGTGCGCGGTTCGGATCAGCCCAGCACACAGCCCACGGACACCACGGGGAAGCCGGCGGCCTCCTATGTGCCGCTGGTCGGCCGGATCGCGGCCGGTGGCCCGATCCTCGCCGAGGAATCCGTCGAGGACGTCTTTCCGCTCCCCCGCCAGCTGGTCGGTGACGGAGAGCTCTTCGTACTGAAGGTCGTCGGCGACTCGATGATCGAAGCGGCGATCTGCGACGGGGACTGGGTCACCGTCCGCCGCCAGCCCGTGGCGGAGAACGGCGACATCGTGGCGGCGATGCTGGAGGGCGAGGCCACGGTCAAGCGCTTCAAGCGGGAGGACGGTCATGTCTGGCTGCTCCCCCACAACTCCGCGTACCAGCCGATCCCCGGCGACGAGGCGACCATCCTCGGCAAGGTCGTGGCGGTGCTGCGGCGGGTGTGA
- a CDS encoding ATP-dependent DNA helicase, translating into MTKPSLPELLHAAVTAVGGTERPGQAAMADAVAVAVDDHSHLLVQAGTGTGKSLGYLVPALAHGERVVVATATLALQRQLVERDLPRTVDALHPLLRRRPQFAMLKGRSNYLCLHRLHEGVPQEEEEGLFDQFEAAAPSSKLGQDLLRMRDWADETETGDRDDLTPGVSDRAWAQISVSSRECLGASKCAYGAECFAEQARERAKLADVVVTNHALLAIDAIEGAPVLPQHEVLIVDEAHELVSRVTGVATGELTPGQVGRAVRRAAKLVNEKAADALQSASEGFERVMELALPGRLEEVPEDLGYALMALRDAARTVISALGSTRDKSVQDEDAVRKQALASVETIHGVAERITQGSEYDVVWYERHDRFGASVRVAPLSVSGLLREKLFTDRSVVLTSATLKLGGDFNGVGASLGLAPEGTAGDDIPQWKGLDVGSPFDYPKQGILYVARHLATPGREGSRTDMLDELAELVEAAGGRTLGLFSSMRAAQAAAEELRGRLERPILLQGEETLGELIKNFAASPETCLFGTLSLWQGVDVPGASCQLVVMDRIPFPRPDDPLMSARQKAVEEAGGNGFMAVAATHAALLMAQGAGRLVRATGDKGVVAVLDPRLANARYGSYLRASLPDFWYTTDRNQTRRSLAAIDAAAKAEEK; encoded by the coding sequence ATGACGAAGCCATCCCTCCCCGAGCTCCTGCACGCCGCCGTGACCGCCGTCGGCGGTACGGAGCGGCCCGGTCAGGCCGCCATGGCCGACGCCGTCGCCGTGGCCGTAGACGACCATTCCCACCTGCTCGTCCAGGCCGGTACCGGCACGGGCAAATCGCTCGGCTACCTGGTGCCCGCCCTGGCGCACGGCGAGCGCGTCGTGGTGGCCACGGCGACCCTGGCCCTCCAGCGACAGCTGGTGGAGCGGGACCTGCCGCGTACGGTCGACGCCCTGCATCCGCTGCTGCGCCGCCGTCCTCAGTTCGCGATGCTCAAGGGCCGGTCGAACTACCTCTGCCTGCATCGCCTCCACGAAGGAGTGCCGCAGGAGGAGGAAGAGGGGCTCTTCGACCAGTTCGAGGCCGCGGCCCCGTCGAGCAAGCTCGGTCAGGACCTGCTGCGGATGCGGGACTGGGCGGACGAGACGGAGACCGGCGACCGTGACGACCTCACCCCGGGTGTCTCCGACCGCGCCTGGGCGCAGATCTCCGTCTCCTCGCGCGAGTGCCTGGGCGCCAGCAAGTGCGCGTACGGGGCGGAGTGCTTCGCCGAACAGGCCCGTGAGCGGGCGAAGCTCGCCGATGTGGTGGTCACCAACCACGCGCTCCTGGCCATCGACGCCATCGAGGGCGCCCCGGTGCTCCCGCAGCACGAGGTGCTGATCGTCGATGAGGCCCATGAGCTGGTCTCCAGGGTCACCGGCGTGGCCACCGGCGAGCTCACTCCCGGCCAGGTCGGCCGCGCGGTGCGCCGCGCGGCGAAGCTGGTCAACGAGAAGGCCGCCGACGCGCTGCAGAGCGCGTCGGAAGGTTTCGAGCGCGTGATGGAGCTGGCGCTTCCCGGCCGTCTGGAGGAGGTGCCGGAGGATCTGGGCTACGCGCTGATGGCCCTGCGCGACGCGGCACGTACGGTGATTTCCGCCCTGGGCTCCACCCGGGACAAGTCCGTCCAGGACGAGGACGCCGTCCGCAAGCAGGCACTGGCCTCGGTGGAGACCATCCACGGTGTCGCCGAACGCATCACGCAGGGGTCCGAGTACGACGTCGTCTGGTACGAACGCCATGACCGCTTCGGTGCCTCCGTACGGGTCGCCCCGCTCTCCGTCTCCGGACTGCTGCGCGAGAAGCTCTTCACCGACCGCTCCGTCGTACTCACCTCGGCCACGCTGAAGCTCGGCGGCGATTTCAACGGGGTGGGCGCGTCACTCGGGCTCGCCCCCGAGGGCACCGCCGGTGACGACATCCCGCAGTGGAAGGGGCTCGACGTCGGCTCGCCCTTCGACTACCCGAAGCAGGGAATCCTGTACGTCGCCCGGCATCTGGCGACACCCGGCCGGGAGGGCTCCCGTACCGACATGCTGGACGAGCTCGCCGAGCTGGTGGAGGCCGCAGGCGGCCGCACACTGGGGCTGTTCTCCTCCATGCGGGCCGCCCAGGCGGCCGCCGAGGAGCTGCGGGGCCGGCTGGAGAGGCCGATCCTGCTCCAGGGCGAGGAGACGCTGGGGGAGCTGATCAAGAATTTCGCGGCCTCCCCGGAGACCTGCCTCTTCGGCACGCTCTCGCTCTGGCAGGGTGTGGACGTCCCCGGGGCGAGCTGTCAGCTGGTGGTCATGGACCGGATTCCGTTCCCCCGACCCGACGACCCGCTGATGAGCGCGCGCCAGAAGGCGGTCGAGGAAGCGGGGGGCAACGGCTTCATGGCGGTCGCGGCGACACACGCCGCGCTGCTGATGGCGCAGGGCGCCGGCCGACTCGTCCGTGCCACAGGCGACAAGGGCGTCGTCGCGGTGCTCGACCCGCGCCTCGCCAATGCCCGGTACGGGAGCTATCTGCGCGCCTCGCTCCCCGACTTCTGGTACACGACCGACCGCAACCAGACGCGTCGCTCGCTCGCCGCGATCGACGCCGCCGCGAAGGCCGAGGAGAAGTAG
- a CDS encoding IucA/IucC family protein — protein MPKYPVSHESAESPAQLSTPELNRAVWDRAAARMLAKMLGEFAYEEVIQPVPRSAGGDAYTLVLDDGGSLTFTAGRGVYGSWRVGPDSIREATTAETEADALGAPPADPPAAPGPDAPAEHTGRPRDRVPAGVPFRDPLLFLARARRLLGLDGATLGHLVRELTTTLTADARLDHSALAVAELADLDYAELEGHQTGHPWIVANKGRLGFSATDASRFTPEARKPVRLPWIAVSSRIAAYRGVPSLATAEQLYAQELDAEVRESFAAALRARGLDPDGYYCLPVHPWQWDEWIVPLFAPAIAAGDIVPLHADPDLRLPQQSIRTFVNLERPDRHTVKLPLSILNTLVWRGLPTERTLAAPAVTGWVQGLRDSDPFLRDTCGVILLGEVASVTVEHPLYDHLPETPYQFKEILGAIWREPLLPRLAPGERARTLASLLLTDPQGRAFTAELVARSGLPPAVWLTRLFAALLPPLLHFLYRYGTVFSPHGENAIVVFDGQDVPVRLAIKDFVDDVNISARPLPEHDTMPHDVRRVLLTEEPAFLTQFIHSGLFTGVFRFLSPLCEEQLGVPEAEFWSLVRAEILRHHARFPELKDRFEMFDMLTPRIERLCLNRNRLHLDGYRDRPERPHAAVHGTVPNPLHPSA, from the coding sequence GTGCCCAAATACCCTGTGAGCCATGAATCAGCGGAGTCGCCCGCGCAACTCAGCACTCCAGAACTGAACCGGGCGGTGTGGGACCGAGCCGCCGCCCGGATGCTTGCGAAGATGCTCGGCGAATTCGCCTACGAGGAAGTCATCCAGCCGGTTCCGCGATCCGCCGGGGGCGATGCGTACACCCTCGTGCTGGACGACGGCGGAAGCCTGACCTTCACCGCCGGGCGGGGGGTCTACGGCAGCTGGCGGGTCGGCCCCGACTCGATCCGTGAGGCGACCACCGCCGAGACCGAGGCGGACGCACTCGGTGCGCCCCCGGCCGATCCACCCGCCGCACCCGGTCCCGACGCACCCGCCGAGCACACCGGCCGGCCCCGGGACCGCGTCCCCGCCGGCGTCCCCTTCCGCGACCCGCTGCTCTTCCTCGCCCGCGCCCGCCGTCTCCTCGGGCTCGACGGCGCCACCCTCGGCCACCTCGTCCGCGAGCTCACCACCACGCTCACCGCCGACGCCCGCCTCGACCACAGCGCGCTCGCCGTCGCCGAGCTGGCCGACCTCGACTACGCGGAACTCGAAGGACACCAGACCGGCCACCCCTGGATCGTCGCCAACAAAGGGCGGCTCGGATTCTCCGCCACCGACGCGTCCCGCTTCACCCCCGAGGCCCGCAAGCCGGTCAGGCTGCCCTGGATCGCGGTCTCCTCCCGGATCGCCGCCTACCGGGGCGTGCCCTCGCTCGCCACCGCCGAGCAGCTCTACGCCCAGGAGCTCGACGCCGAGGTCCGCGAGTCCTTCGCCGCCGCCCTCCGTGCCCGAGGCCTCGACCCCGACGGCTACTACTGTCTGCCCGTCCACCCCTGGCAATGGGACGAATGGATCGTTCCGCTGTTCGCCCCGGCCATCGCCGCGGGCGACATCGTCCCGCTGCACGCCGACCCGGACCTGCGGCTGCCGCAGCAGTCCATCCGCACCTTCGTCAACCTGGAGCGGCCCGACCGGCACACCGTCAAACTGCCGTTGTCGATCCTCAACACGCTGGTCTGGCGCGGACTCCCGACCGAACGCACCCTCGCGGCCCCCGCCGTCACCGGCTGGGTCCAGGGGCTGCGCGACAGCGATCCCTTCCTGCGTGACACCTGCGGCGTCATCCTGCTCGGCGAGGTGGCATCGGTCACGGTCGAGCACCCGCTGTACGACCACCTCCCCGAGACGCCGTACCAGTTCAAGGAGATCCTCGGCGCGATCTGGCGTGAGCCCCTCCTCCCGCGTCTGGCGCCCGGCGAGCGCGCCCGCACCCTCGCCTCACTGCTGCTCACCGACCCCCAGGGCCGTGCCTTCACCGCCGAGCTGGTCGCCCGCTCGGGACTGCCCCCCGCCGTGTGGCTGACCCGGCTCTTCGCCGCGCTCCTTCCGCCGCTGCTGCACTTCCTCTACCGCTACGGCACCGTGTTCTCGCCGCACGGTGAGAACGCCATCGTCGTCTTCGACGGCCAGGACGTGCCCGTCCGTCTGGCGATCAAGGACTTCGTGGACGACGTGAACATCAGCGCCCGGCCGCTGCCGGAGCACGACACCATGCCGCACGACGTACGCCGCGTCCTGCTCACCGAGGAGCCCGCCTTCCTCACCCAGTTCATCCACTCGGGGCTCTTCACCGGCGTCTTCCGCTTCCTCTCCCCGCTCTGCGAGGAGCAGCTGGGCGTCCCGGAGGCCGAATTCTGGTCACTCGTCCGGGCGGAGATCCTGCGCCACCACGCCCGCTTTCCCGAGCTGAAGGACAGGTTCGAGATGTTCGACATGCTGACGCCGCGCATCGAACGCCTCTGCCTGAACCGCAACCGCCTGCATCTGGACGGCTACCGGGACCGACCCGAGCGACCGCACGCGGCGGTCCACGGCACGGTGCCCAACCCGCTCCACCCCTCCGCGTGA